Proteins from a genomic interval of Stenotrophomonas maltophilia R551-3:
- a CDS encoding MBL fold metallo-hydrolase translates to MKLWSIRGNSQRLDGGAMFGNAPRALWEKWAAPDELNRIELACRALLASPLEGKTVLFETGIGAFFDPRMRERYGVQESQHVLIDSLREAGFEHEDIDVVVLSHLHFDHAGGLLAAWSEGREPELLFPNATYVVGAQHWQRALQPHPRDRASFIPELPGLLQASGRLEVVDGEYSKALGRTVRFSYSDGHTPGLMLAEIVGHARADESPKGGVVFCADLIPGRSWVHVPITMGYDRNAELLIDEKRQFLEDKLARNVHLFFTHDPQVALAQLGRDDKGRFVTLHEQGELKARALG, encoded by the coding sequence ATGAAACTCTGGTCGATTCGTGGAAACTCGCAGCGCCTTGATGGCGGTGCGATGTTTGGTAACGCGCCGCGCGCGTTGTGGGAAAAATGGGCGGCACCGGACGAGCTCAATCGCATCGAGCTGGCCTGCCGTGCGCTGCTTGCCAGCCCGCTGGAAGGCAAGACGGTGCTGTTTGAAACCGGTATTGGTGCCTTCTTCGATCCACGCATGCGCGAACGCTACGGCGTGCAGGAAAGCCAGCACGTGCTGATCGATTCGCTGCGCGAAGCCGGTTTCGAGCACGAGGATATCGACGTGGTGGTTCTCAGCCACCTGCACTTCGATCACGCCGGGGGCCTGCTCGCGGCCTGGAGCGAAGGGCGTGAGCCGGAGCTGCTGTTCCCCAACGCGACCTATGTGGTCGGTGCGCAGCACTGGCAGCGTGCGCTGCAGCCGCACCCGCGTGACCGTGCCAGCTTCATTCCGGAACTGCCGGGCCTGCTGCAGGCCAGTGGCCGTCTGGAAGTGGTGGACGGCGAATATTCGAAGGCGCTGGGGCGCACCGTGCGTTTCAGTTACAGCGACGGCCACACGCCGGGGCTGATGCTGGCCGAAATTGTCGGCCACGCGCGCGCCGATGAATCACCGAAGGGCGGCGTGGTGTTCTGCGCCGATCTGATTCCGGGCCGCTCGTGGGTGCACGTGCCGATCACCATGGGCTACGACCGCAACGCCGAGCTGCTGATCGACGAGAAACGGCAGTTCCTCGAAGACAAGCTGGCGCGCAACGTGCATCTGTTCTTCACCCACGACCCGCAGGTGGCGCTGGCGCAGCTGGGCCGCGATGACAAGGGCCGTTTCGTGACCCTGCACGAGCAGGGCGAGCTGAAGGCACGCGCCCTGGGGTAA
- a CDS encoding PsiF family protein, producing the protein MKASFLLAAVLLVGLPLAANATTPQQQRMADCSAKNKGLKGDAYKTAQSSCLSGHATDSKAATTPQERMRKCNADAGTKKLAGDARKTFMSSCLKAS; encoded by the coding sequence ATGAAAGCCTCTTTCCTGCTGGCCGCCGTCCTGCTGGTCGGCCTGCCCTTGGCTGCCAACGCCACCACTCCGCAGCAGCAGCGCATGGCCGACTGCTCGGCCAAGAACAAGGGGCTCAAGGGCGACGCCTACAAGACCGCGCAGAGCTCCTGCCTCAGCGGCCACGCTACCGACAGCAAGGCTGCGACCACGCCGCAGGAACGCATGCGCAAGTGCAACGCCGATGCGGGTACGAAGAAGCTGGCCGGTGATGCACGCAAGACCTTCATGAGCAGCTGCCTGAAGGCGTCGTAA
- the upp gene encoding uracil phosphoribosyltransferase: protein MKIVEVRHPLVQHKIGLMRNAALSTKDFRELANELGTLLAYEATADLETEPHTLPGWAGPITVQRIAGAKITVVPILRAGLGMLSGVLSLIPAARVSVVGLQRDEETLQPVPYFERLTGRLEERDALILDPMLATGGTLIATIDMLKRAGARRIKGIFLVAAPEGIEAVKAVHPDVEIYTAAIDAQLNDKGYILPGLGDAGDRIFGTRVG from the coding sequence ATGAAGATCGTCGAAGTGCGCCACCCGCTGGTGCAGCACAAGATCGGCCTGATGCGCAACGCCGCGCTCAGCACCAAGGATTTCCGCGAACTGGCCAACGAGCTGGGCACGCTGCTGGCCTACGAGGCCACCGCTGACCTGGAGACCGAACCGCACACCCTGCCCGGCTGGGCCGGCCCGATCACCGTACAACGCATTGCCGGGGCCAAGATCACCGTGGTGCCGATCCTGCGCGCCGGCCTGGGCATGCTGAGCGGCGTGCTGTCGCTGATCCCGGCGGCCCGCGTCAGCGTGGTCGGCCTGCAGCGCGATGAGGAAACCCTGCAGCCGGTACCCTACTTCGAGCGCCTGACCGGTCGCCTGGAAGAGCGCGATGCGCTGATCCTGGATCCGATGCTGGCTACCGGCGGCACCCTGATCGCCACCATCGACATGCTCAAGCGTGCCGGTGCCCGCCGCATCAAGGGCATCTTCCTGGTCGCCGCGCCGGAAGGCATCGAGGCGGTCAAGGCCGTGCACCCGGACGTGGAGATCTACACCGCGGCCATCGATGCCCAGCTCAACGACAAGGGTTACATCCTGCCTGGCCTGGGCGATGCCGGTGATCGCATCTTCGGCACCCGCGTCGGCTGA
- a CDS encoding TonB-dependent receptor — protein sequence MGAAAPLQAAGQQAVAATGAVAADAVDLDRIEVRAQLESQIRAVDLKRSSDAIEDAVSSDALGQYPDKNVAESLQRLPGISVTRDQGEGRFVVIRGLDANLNSVSVDGIAIGTPEDSSRAAPLDVIPSDSTERLRVVKSPTPDMPGDAIGGAVLVESASAFDRDGRSLRGKIEGSHQQLSGETSPKAAFNYSEVFNDTFGVALGVNYQKRKFESDNTEVEYDGEDDAVPGDVTAINLQHRKYEIERKRIGANLNLDWRPNEDSKYYLRTLYSQFDDAETRQRVIFNFDDAKMVKTGTDQYRLDGMPKDSIDKRMRYRTKKENTFAASLGGENKLTNAVVDYRIGYTRTEERVNDEMEARFKLDGKAFNGTLDQRSRLPSYSFDNPQWLDNGNYAFDRFVLSPKQVNDKEHSAQVNVRFDGDSSSIKFGLLGRWRDRDVNVDERELRVGPKVALSSWTTSSPEHRHGNLGDGMDSAAMRAFWAANGGQYSARPQDAGGNAMTSLEEDYVASEDIFASYAMGTWDVGALRIIGGVRVENTQFKAIGNQVDVAANGRSFTVTPRVANSSYTNVLPGLHLRYDAADDWVLRASANKTVSRPSFGDVSPRVGYSRGDEEVRLGNPELDPYESKNIDLSVEKYIGSTGIVSLGLFHKSIDGYIVQTVRTNDPAYGGFDVTQPINGRKATVRGAEFNWQQQLAFLPAGLDGLLVGASGTWLDTKFDAGIKDRAGEDFTLPRASKHVYSAHIGYEKYGVSTRLAAVYRSEYLDSIGKGRAFDIFVAPNTQLDFSLDYKFTPRVSMYFEAQNLLDKPLELYQGTRSRTLQMEEYGRTYALGLKVAL from the coding sequence ATGGGGGCCGCAGCCCCGCTGCAGGCGGCCGGGCAGCAGGCGGTTGCCGCCACCGGCGCCGTGGCCGCTGATGCGGTCGACCTGGACCGCATCGAAGTGCGCGCCCAGCTCGAATCACAGATCCGCGCGGTTGACCTCAAGCGCAGCAGTGATGCGATCGAAGATGCCGTGTCCTCCGATGCACTGGGCCAGTACCCGGACAAGAATGTCGCCGAATCGCTGCAGCGACTGCCGGGCATCAGCGTGACCCGCGACCAGGGCGAAGGGCGCTTTGTGGTCATCCGCGGCCTGGACGCCAACCTCAACAGCGTCAGCGTGGACGGCATTGCCATCGGTACGCCGGAAGATTCCAGTCGTGCCGCACCGCTGGATGTGATTCCGTCCGATTCCACCGAGCGCCTGCGCGTGGTCAAGTCGCCGACCCCGGACATGCCGGGTGATGCCATCGGTGGCGCCGTGCTCGTGGAGTCGGCCTCGGCCTTCGACCGCGACGGTCGCAGCCTGCGTGGCAAGATCGAAGGCAGCCACCAGCAGTTGTCCGGTGAGACCAGCCCCAAGGCTGCCTTCAACTACAGCGAAGTGTTCAACGACACCTTCGGTGTGGCGCTGGGCGTGAACTACCAGAAGCGCAAGTTCGAGTCGGACAACACCGAAGTGGAGTATGACGGCGAGGACGATGCCGTCCCCGGCGATGTCACCGCGATCAACCTGCAGCACCGCAAGTATGAGATCGAGCGCAAGCGCATCGGTGCCAACCTCAACCTCGACTGGCGCCCGAATGAAGACAGCAAGTACTACCTGCGGACGCTGTACAGCCAGTTCGACGATGCGGAGACCCGCCAGCGCGTGATCTTCAACTTCGACGACGCAAAGATGGTCAAGACCGGCACCGACCAATATCGGCTGGATGGCATGCCGAAAGATTCCATCGACAAGCGCATGCGCTACCGCACCAAGAAGGAAAACACCTTCGCGGCAAGTCTCGGTGGCGAGAACAAGCTGACCAACGCCGTGGTCGATTACCGGATCGGCTACACCCGCACCGAAGAGCGGGTGAACGACGAGATGGAGGCCCGTTTCAAGCTTGATGGCAAGGCCTTCAATGGCACCCTCGACCAGCGCAGCCGCCTGCCCAGCTACAGCTTCGACAACCCGCAGTGGCTGGACAACGGCAACTACGCGTTCGACCGCTTCGTGCTCTCGCCCAAGCAGGTCAACGACAAGGAACACAGCGCGCAGGTCAACGTACGCTTCGACGGCGACAGCAGCAGCATCAAATTCGGCCTGCTGGGCCGCTGGCGCGACCGCGACGTGAACGTCGACGAACGCGAACTGCGTGTCGGCCCGAAGGTGGCGCTGTCGAGCTGGACAACCTCCTCGCCGGAACACCGCCACGGCAACCTGGGTGACGGCATGGATTCGGCCGCGATGCGTGCTTTCTGGGCGGCCAATGGCGGCCAGTACAGCGCCCGTCCCCAGGATGCCGGTGGCAACGCGATGACATCGCTGGAAGAGGACTACGTGGCCAGTGAAGACATCTTCGCCAGCTACGCCATGGGTACCTGGGATGTGGGCGCGCTGCGCATCATCGGCGGTGTGCGCGTGGAAAACACCCAGTTCAAGGCGATCGGCAACCAGGTGGACGTGGCCGCCAACGGGCGCAGCTTCACGGTTACCCCGCGCGTGGCCAACAGCAGCTACACCAACGTGCTGCCGGGCCTGCACCTGCGCTACGACGCGGCCGATGACTGGGTACTGCGCGCCTCGGCCAACAAGACCGTATCGCGTCCTTCCTTCGGCGATGTCTCGCCACGTGTGGGCTACAGCCGCGGCGACGAGGAAGTGCGCCTGGGTAATCCGGAACTGGATCCGTACGAGTCGAAGAACATCGACCTGTCGGTGGAGAAGTACATCGGCAGCACCGGTATCGTTTCACTTGGCCTGTTCCACAAGTCGATCGATGGCTACATCGTGCAAACGGTGCGGACCAATGATCCCGCTTATGGCGGCTTCGACGTGACCCAGCCGATCAATGGCCGCAAGGCCACCGTGCGCGGTGCGGAATTCAACTGGCAGCAGCAACTGGCCTTCCTGCCAGCCGGCCTGGACGGCCTGCTGGTCGGCGCCAGCGGTACCTGGCTGGATACCAAGTTCGATGCCGGCATCAAGGACCGTGCCGGCGAGGATTTCACCCTGCCGCGCGCCTCCAAGCATGTCTACAGCGCCCACATCGGCTATGAAAAATATGGTGTCAGTACGCGGCTGGCGGCGGTGTACCGCAGCGAGTACCTGGACAGCATCGGCAAGGGCCGCGCGTTCGATATCTTCGTGGCGCCCAACACCCAGCTCGATTTCTCGCTGGACTACAAGTTCACCCCGCGGGTGAGCATGTACTTCGAAGCACAGAACCTGCTGGACAAGCCGCTGGAGCTGTACCAGGGCACGCGCTCGCGCACCCTGCAGATGGAAGAGTACGGCCGTACCTACGCGCTGGGCCTGAAGGTGGCGCTGTGA
- a CDS encoding phytase produces the protein MGRRIPVLAAALAAALLAGCTPATGNDPAVAATAAKPAAQRAVATIAEAFVTPLTPADNIDSPAAWRAPDGKLWLIATAKATDKLVVYDGSTGQHLRDVGSSGTGPGQFDRPNGIAVTDDLLWIVERDNHRVQVLSLPDFIPLATFAAEDLRKPYGLWVDRRADGYSVYVTDSWDNGEDAQGRDILPPLAELDKRVRQYHVTRDGAKVEAKLVASIGDTTEAGALRVVESIWGDPENDRLLIAEEDESYASEFKVYTLAGRFTGTTFGRDVFKAQAEGVTLRTCGKDGWWITTEQGKQRSVFHLFDRHTLKPVGAFQGNTVANTDGIWLMQPASPRFPHGALYAVHDDQGVVAFDWESIAKQLALPLECGE, from the coding sequence ATGGGGCGCCGCATCCCGGTCCTTGCCGCGGCATTGGCGGCTGCTCTGCTGGCAGGCTGCACGCCGGCCACCGGCAATGATCCGGCCGTGGCCGCCACAGCAGCGAAGCCCGCGGCACAGCGGGCGGTGGCGACCATCGCCGAGGCATTTGTCACTCCACTGACCCCGGCCGACAACATCGATTCGCCGGCGGCGTGGCGTGCACCGGATGGCAAGCTGTGGCTGATTGCCACCGCCAAGGCCACCGACAAGCTGGTGGTCTACGATGGCAGCACCGGCCAGCACCTGCGTGACGTTGGTAGCAGCGGCACCGGGCCAGGGCAGTTCGATCGCCCAAACGGCATCGCGGTGACCGACGACCTGCTGTGGATCGTGGAGCGCGACAATCATCGCGTGCAGGTGCTGAGCCTGCCGGACTTCATCCCGCTGGCAACGTTCGCTGCCGAGGATCTGCGCAAACCGTACGGGTTGTGGGTCGACCGCCGTGCCGATGGCTACAGCGTCTACGTCACCGACTCCTGGGACAACGGCGAGGATGCGCAGGGCCGTGACATCCTGCCGCCGCTGGCCGAACTGGACAAGCGCGTGCGCCAGTACCACGTGACCCGCGACGGTGCGAAGGTCGAGGCGAAGCTGGTGGCCAGCATCGGCGATACCACCGAGGCGGGAGCGTTGCGCGTGGTCGAGTCGATCTGGGGCGATCCGGAGAACGATCGCCTGTTGATCGCCGAAGAGGACGAGAGCTACGCCAGCGAGTTCAAGGTCTACACCCTGGCGGGCCGTTTCACGGGTACCACCTTCGGCCGCGATGTGTTCAAGGCGCAGGCTGAAGGCGTGACCCTGCGCACCTGTGGCAAGGACGGCTGGTGGATCACCACCGAGCAGGGCAAGCAGCGCAGTGTGTTCCACCTGTTCGACCGGCATACGTTGAAGCCTGTGGGTGCGTTCCAGGGCAATACGGTGGCCAACACCGACGGCATCTGGTTGATGCAGCCGGCCAGCCCACGCTTCCCGCACGGTGCGCTGTACGCAGTGCATGACGACCAGGGCGTGGTCGCGTTCGACTGGGAAAGCATCGCCAAGCAACTGGCGCTGCCATTGGAGTGTGGCGAATGA
- a CDS encoding fibronectin type III domain-containing protein, with the protein MRSLALGLLLVLPSLSPAAVEPNTQVPAGSRYYAASTVPDRIVASPAADPSHGFAVAWRTDGSVQAPLLEIAVAGDSPAIEDIRQVRATTRALQTENGLSHHHRADISGLQPDTQYVYRVQGNGSWSAWNQLRTLAAADQPLTLLYFGDTQNKNVSHVSRVLRAAQKAAPEARMSLFAGDLVSGGDNMDDSEWGEWFAATSWLAQETLVAPAIGNHEYFEEFEDTPQERRVLGKHWPVTFALPGNGTTAAQQTSYWFDAQGVRVAVVDGTSALDLGTAKAQAQWLDRVLTGNPQPWTIVLLHQPFYSPREGRENAALRDVLLPVVRRHNVDLVLQGHDHTYGRRGEGQAATPQYVVTVAGPKQYRLSDEARRTMDPVAEDTQLFQVLRIDPQQLRYEARTVTGRLYDAFELRRDAKGGKQRLEQREGRITSRECPRAQTAKGRADRCWE; encoded by the coding sequence ATGCGTTCATTGGCGCTCGGCCTGCTGCTGGTGTTGCCGTCGCTGTCACCTGCTGCGGTCGAGCCGAATACCCAGGTGCCGGCGGGCAGCCGCTACTACGCAGCATCCACGGTGCCGGACCGCATCGTGGCATCGCCCGCGGCCGATCCCAGCCATGGCTTTGCCGTGGCATGGCGTACCGATGGCAGCGTGCAGGCGCCGCTGCTGGAGATTGCCGTGGCAGGTGATTCGCCGGCCATCGAGGACATCCGCCAGGTGCGTGCGACGACCCGCGCGCTGCAGACCGAGAACGGGCTGTCGCATCATCATCGCGCGGACATCAGCGGCCTGCAGCCGGATACCCAGTATGTCTACCGCGTGCAGGGCAATGGCAGCTGGAGCGCCTGGAACCAGCTGCGTACGCTGGCCGCCGCCGACCAGCCGTTGACGCTGTTGTACTTCGGAGACACCCAGAACAAGAACGTCAGCCATGTCAGCCGCGTGCTCCGGGCCGCGCAGAAGGCCGCGCCGGAGGCACGCATGAGCCTGTTCGCCGGTGACCTGGTCAGCGGCGGCGACAACATGGATGACAGCGAGTGGGGCGAGTGGTTTGCTGCTACCAGCTGGCTGGCGCAGGAAACCCTGGTGGCGCCGGCGATCGGCAACCATGAGTACTTCGAGGAATTCGAGGACACCCCGCAGGAGCGCCGCGTGCTGGGCAAGCATTGGCCGGTGACGTTCGCGCTGCCGGGCAATGGCACCACCGCCGCGCAGCAGACCAGCTACTGGTTCGATGCGCAGGGCGTGCGCGTGGCCGTGGTTGATGGTACTTCGGCACTCGACCTTGGCACGGCCAAGGCACAGGCGCAGTGGCTGGACAGGGTGCTGACCGGCAATCCGCAGCCATGGACCATCGTGCTGCTGCACCAGCCGTTCTACTCACCGCGCGAGGGCCGCGAGAACGCGGCGCTGCGTGATGTGCTGTTGCCGGTGGTGCGTCGCCACAACGTGGACCTGGTGCTGCAGGGCCACGATCACACCTACGGCCGCCGTGGAGAAGGGCAGGCTGCCACGCCGCAGTACGTGGTGACCGTGGCCGGGCCCAAGCAGTACCGCCTTTCCGACGAAGCACGCAGGACGATGGATCCGGTGGCCGAAGACACCCAGCTGTTCCAGGTGCTGCGCATCGACCCGCAGCAATTGCGTTACGAGGCACGCACGGTGACCGGTCGCCTGTACGACGCGTTCGAGCTGCGTCGTGATGCCAAGGGTGGCAAGCAGCGGCTGGAGCAGCGCGAGGGCCGCATCACTTCGCGTGAATGCCCCCGTGCGCAGACTGCCAAAGGTCGCGCAGACCGTTGTTGGGAGTGA
- a CDS encoding inorganic diphosphatase, producing MTTRRIVPMAAIAGALLLLAGAVAAADAVLHPFLVAQPKQAPQEVNLAVEIPAGSFTKYEIKEDGLVHVDRFQSMPVAYPANYGSMPRTLAGDNDPLDALVLTREPLHPGVIVRFRPIGYLKMIDGGEHDEKIIGVPTDKVDPTYANIRDLKDLPEVERQRIEAFFRVYKDLPAGRNPVQLNGWGDAAEARVLISEAMQRFEK from the coding sequence ATGACGACACGCCGTATCGTCCCGATGGCCGCCATCGCCGGCGCACTGCTGCTTCTGGCCGGTGCGGTTGCCGCCGCCGACGCGGTGCTGCATCCGTTCCTGGTCGCGCAGCCGAAGCAGGCCCCGCAGGAGGTGAACCTGGCGGTGGAGATCCCCGCTGGCAGCTTCACCAAGTACGAAATCAAGGAAGACGGTTTGGTACACGTAGACCGCTTCCAGTCGATGCCGGTGGCCTATCCGGCCAACTACGGTTCGATGCCGCGCACCTTGGCCGGCGACAACGATCCGCTGGATGCGCTGGTGTTGACCCGCGAGCCACTGCATCCGGGCGTGATCGTGCGCTTCCGGCCGATCGGCTACCTGAAGATGATCGACGGCGGCGAGCATGACGAGAAGATCATCGGTGTTCCCACCGACAAGGTCGACCCGACCTACGCCAACATCCGTGACCTGAAGGATCTGCCGGAGGTCGAGCGCCAGCGCATCGAGGCCTTCTTCCGGGTCTACAAGGACCTGCCGGCGGGGCGCAATCCGGTGCAGCTCAACGGCTGGGGCGATGCCGCCGAAGCGCGTGTGCTGATCAGCGAGGCGATGCAGCGTTTCGAGAAGTAG
- a CDS encoding cryptochrome/photolyase family protein has protein sequence MSVALVWFRRDLRLQDNPALQAALDAGHDVVPVYIHAPHEEGEWVPGAASDAWRHRSLAALDAYLRSRGSSLVLRSGDSLATLQALIKQTGAEAVFWNRKYEPATQPRDATIKRTLREQGIDAQSCNGSLLFEPWDIATQQGQPYKVFTPYWRNVLSHWRLPALQAAPKALTAHSVDSLGLEELRLAPTLDWDIGFWEHWQPGEAGALEALSVFEDGALRGYREQRDLPDRVGTSRMSPHLHFGEIAPWRIAHALEGLRSAGTDADIDGYLRQLGWRDFAYHLLHHFPKTPTENLNPRFDRFPWATPSAAQLHDWQRGNTGVPIVDAGLRELWHTGYMHNRVRMIVASYLCKHLRAHWLHGARWFWDTLVDADLANNTMGWQWVAGTGADAAPYFRVFNPVTQAEKFDPQARYISRWVPELAALPVKARFAPWQHPLLLAAHAPGYPRTPLVDLAVGRDAALAAYRQSGAG, from the coding sequence GTGTCGGTAGCGTTGGTATGGTTCCGCCGTGATCTGCGGCTGCAGGACAATCCGGCCCTGCAGGCCGCGCTGGATGCCGGCCACGATGTGGTGCCGGTCTACATCCACGCGCCGCACGAGGAAGGCGAGTGGGTACCCGGTGCGGCCTCGGATGCGTGGCGCCACCGTTCGCTGGCGGCACTGGATGCCTACCTGCGTTCGCGCGGTTCTTCGCTGGTACTGCGCAGCGGCGACAGCCTAGCCACGCTGCAGGCACTGATCAAACAGACCGGCGCCGAGGCGGTGTTCTGGAACCGCAAGTACGAGCCAGCCACCCAGCCGCGCGACGCCACCATCAAGCGCACGCTGCGCGAGCAGGGCATCGACGCACAGAGCTGCAATGGCAGCCTGCTGTTCGAGCCGTGGGACATCGCCACCCAGCAGGGCCAGCCGTACAAAGTATTCACGCCGTACTGGCGCAACGTGCTCAGCCACTGGCGCCTGCCCGCGCTGCAGGCCGCACCGAAGGCGCTGACGGCGCATTCGGTCGACAGCCTCGGGTTGGAGGAGCTGCGGCTCGCGCCCACGCTGGACTGGGACATCGGCTTCTGGGAGCACTGGCAGCCGGGCGAGGCCGGTGCGCTGGAGGCGTTGTCCGTGTTCGAGGACGGCGCGTTGCGCGGTTACCGCGAGCAGCGTGACCTGCCGGATCGCGTGGGCACCTCGCGGATGTCGCCGCACCTGCATTTCGGCGAGATCGCGCCGTGGCGCATCGCCCATGCGCTGGAAGGGCTGCGCAGTGCCGGGACCGATGCCGATATCGATGGCTACCTGCGCCAGTTGGGCTGGCGCGATTTCGCCTACCACCTGCTGCACCACTTCCCGAAGACGCCCACCGAAAACCTCAACCCACGCTTTGACCGTTTCCCGTGGGCCACACCGAGTGCCGCGCAGCTGCATGACTGGCAGCGCGGCAACACCGGCGTACCGATCGTCGATGCTGGCCTGCGCGAGCTGTGGCACACCGGCTACATGCACAACCGGGTGCGGATGATCGTGGCCAGCTATCTGTGCAAGCACCTGCGCGCGCACTGGCTGCATGGCGCACGCTGGTTCTGGGACACCCTGGTCGATGCCGACCTGGCCAACAACACGATGGGCTGGCAATGGGTGGCCGGGACCGGTGCCGATGCCGCGCCGTACTTCCGCGTGTTCAACCCGGTCACCCAGGCCGAGAAGTTCGACCCGCAGGCCCGCTACATCAGCCGCTGGGTGCCCGAACTGGCGGCGCTGCCGGTGAAGGCGCGCTTCGCGCCGTGGCAGCATCCGCTGCTGCTGGCGGCGCATGCCCCGGGCTATCCGCGTACGCCGCTGGTGGATCTGGCGGTTGGCCGCGATGCCGCGCTGGCTGCTTACCGGCAGTCGGGAGCGGGGTAA
- a CDS encoding OmpA family lipoprotein — protein MIRNTTRNVALALMSAAVLSACATGGSYVQSDQYGNPTEQQNRTGRNALIGTAIGVAAGLLTGDSATERRQHALIGAGIGALSGAAVGQYQDRQERALRERTANTGIDVQRQGDNIMLNLPDGITFDFGKATLKPQFYGSLNGVAGTLRDYNQTMIEVVGHTDSIGSDAVNNRLSKERADSVAQYLVGQGVQSVRIETLGAGKSYPIADNSTDAGRAKNRRVEIRVIPLKQ, from the coding sequence ATGATCCGCAACACCACCCGCAACGTCGCACTGGCCCTGATGAGTGCGGCCGTCCTGTCGGCCTGCGCCACCGGCGGCTCCTACGTACAGAGTGACCAGTACGGCAACCCGACCGAGCAGCAGAACCGCACCGGCCGCAACGCGCTGATCGGTACCGCCATCGGCGTGGCCGCCGGCCTGCTGACCGGTGACAGCGCCACGGAGCGTCGTCAGCACGCGCTGATCGGCGCCGGTATCGGCGCGCTCAGCGGCGCGGCCGTTGGCCAGTACCAGGACCGCCAGGAACGTGCACTGCGCGAGCGCACCGCCAACACCGGCATCGATGTGCAGCGCCAGGGCGACAACATCATGCTGAACCTGCCGGACGGCATCACCTTCGACTTCGGCAAGGCGACCCTGAAGCCGCAGTTCTACGGCTCGCTCAACGGTGTTGCAGGTACCCTGCGTGACTACAACCAGACCATGATCGAAGTGGTCGGCCACACCGACAGCATCGGCAGTGACGCAGTGAACAACCGCCTGTCCAAGGAACGCGCCGACTCGGTCGCGCAGTACCTGGTCGGCCAAGGTGTGCAGAGCGTGCGCATCGAAACCCTGGGCGCAGGCAAGTCCTACCCGATTGCCGACAACAGCACCGATGCCGGCCGCGCCAAGAACCGCCGCGTCGAGATTCGTGTGATTCCGCTCAAGCAATAA
- a CDS encoding LysR family transcriptional regulator — MSHDLNETLIFVKVVEQGSFIAAAKSLGLPKTTVSRKVQELETRLGARLLHRTTRRLGLTEAGSIYHEHCQRIARELEEAESAVSQLQSGPRGWLRFTVPYSIGITWIAPLLGQFHAQYPEIRLDMHMGNEKLDLIAGEADLALRVGALPDSNLVARKLGSLRTQVFASPAYIERYGEPLHPEELQFHRILAMRKPYHTGNSPRFTWQLGENGGELRDFPVTPLMTANDMSALNGALVCGEGLLLTGDVMAKPFVESGMVRRVLAGWTGPEVDFNAVFAGGRLVSPKVRAFVDFLVEKLNFDANYMLAQCPGAKLAQQQREKEDAALESSGKRILEKVAASAA, encoded by the coding sequence ATGTCCCACGATCTCAACGAGACGCTGATCTTCGTCAAAGTGGTCGAGCAAGGCAGTTTCATTGCCGCTGCCAAATCGCTCGGCCTACCCAAGACCACGGTCAGCCGCAAGGTGCAGGAACTGGAGACGCGCCTGGGTGCGCGCCTGCTGCACCGGACCACGCGCCGCCTTGGCCTGACCGAAGCCGGCTCGATCTACCACGAACACTGCCAGCGCATCGCGCGCGAACTGGAAGAAGCCGAGAGCGCGGTCAGCCAGCTGCAGTCCGGCCCACGCGGCTGGCTGCGCTTCACCGTGCCCTACTCGATCGGCATCACCTGGATCGCACCACTACTGGGCCAGTTCCATGCGCAGTACCCGGAGATCCGCCTCGACATGCATATGGGCAACGAGAAGCTGGACCTGATTGCCGGCGAAGCCGATCTGGCTTTGCGCGTGGGTGCCCTGCCCGATTCCAACCTGGTGGCACGCAAGCTCGGCAGCCTGCGCACGCAGGTGTTCGCCAGCCCGGCCTACATCGAACGCTATGGTGAGCCGCTGCATCCGGAAGAGCTGCAGTTCCATCGCATCCTGGCGATGCGCAAGCCGTACCACACCGGCAACTCGCCGCGCTTCACCTGGCAGCTGGGCGAGAACGGTGGCGAGCTGCGTGACTTCCCGGTCACGCCGCTGATGACCGCCAACGACATGTCCGCGCTCAATGGTGCGCTGGTGTGTGGCGAAGGCCTGCTGCTGACCGGCGACGTGATGGCCAAGCCGTTCGTCGAATCAGGCATGGTGCGCCGCGTTCTGGCTGGCTGGACCGGGCCGGAGGTGGACTTCAATGCCGTGTTCGCCGGCGGCCGCCTGGTCTCGCCGAAGGTGCGTGCATTCGTCGACTTCCTGGTCGAGAAGCTCAACTTCGACGCGAACTACATGCTGGCCCAGTGCCCGGGCGCGAAACTGGCGCAGCAGCAGCGGGAAAAGGAAGACGCCGCGCTGGAAAGCAGCGGCAAGCGGATTCTGGAGAAGGTGGCCGCTTCGGCGGCATGA